TCGTATACAGAAACGTGCCTGGGCTATTCGCTTGCGGCGCCCGGGGATGGTTCACTGGCAAGGTTTGTCTTTGAAGGGAGCGAGAACGAACAGTTTGCCGGCAGGATACGGAATTTTCTGGGTTCGCTGCATGACCTCTATCCGTTTATGGGGGACTATAAGCTGGATATCGAATCGTCAAACAGCTTCCCTCATTCATCGGGCATTGCCTCGTCGGCATCGGCAA
The sequence above is drawn from the Marinilabiliales bacterium genome and encodes:
- a CDS encoding diphosphomevalonate decarboxylase — encoded protein: MIKENDKTAGRICWRSPSNIALVKYWGKKKGQVPANPSVSMTLSESYTETCLGYSLAAPGDGSLARFVFEGSENEQFAGRIRNFLGSLHDLYPFMGDYKLDIESSNSFPHSSGIASSASA